ACTTTGGCCTCCTCTGTAATTCCAGAGAAATCTGCGTTGTCACTGAATGCATTGTTTATTCCCATTTCTTGCAGAATCGGTTTCAGCTTGATCGATGCAGAGATGGAGAACTTGGGCATGAACAGGTCCACAGAGCTACAGGGCACAAGGTAATCAATTATGTGATTACACATAATTCACTTAAATCCAAAGAAAAGGTCAGGGGTCATTTAACATGTGATTTGGTTAGAAATACCTTCTGAAGAGTTTATCGTGCCACTTCTGAATATGGTGTCTGCAGATGATGTCCTCCACCTCCTTCATTTTGCCTTCATCTGGGAGAACGATCATCATAGAAGTATTGCCTTTGTAGGGTACCATCAAGACTGTAGTGTGGTTGTCATGGTCCTGATAGATGTCATAGCGTCCCGTTCTTTTCATCATGTCAACTTCTACCGTGGTGTCCTTGTCCACATGAAAATCAGCTTTGTGGGTTTGTTTTACATCGAATGGCTTGTCCCACTTTCCTACAAGGAAAAAAGATCTTCAGTCAACAAACTAAGACGTCTATGAAGATCAGTATATATGGGAAATATATCAATTAATTTGAAGAGAATTGCAGTACCTCTGAAGTACATGTAATTAATCAGCATCATCACCAAACTGGGGTCCAGGTCCTTAACCATATCAGTTATCTTGTCGTGGGTTTTCTTGGCAATGAATTTGTTAATCTCCTGCGCTGCAGTTTCAGGCTTGGAGAAGTCAACTTTAAAGGCTTCACTGTCAAAGTAGTGATGAATATCCTTAAGGAACTTGTCAGTCACTTTGAAACCTTCTCTTATGGCTACACCAGAACCAGCCTCCAGCTGCATAGCATCCTTGTTGTGGCCAAACATGTGGAGCATGTGCTCATAACCCTCATTGACCTGTTGAGCCTGAAGATTGCTGTATCCTAGACTGCTGAAAATCTCTGAATGAGTCTCACCCTTGGCCCCTACAGCCAGCATGCTTAAAGCCATGGCAATACTAACCGGCGAGAAGAAGATGTTCTTGCCCTGGGTTTCGGGTTTGAGGGCAAGTTTCTTGTAGAGAGCGAAGGCGAAATCAGCATTGGCTGGAGCAAGCAGGTGGCAGGCGTCATTGCCATCATGCTTGGGATGGGGTTCATCTTTCCCATGGTGAACATGGTGATGGTGGTCAGCCTCATGGCCACCGTGGTCATGGCCATCATGTGGTGCAGACCAGGCAATTGCCACAAGCAAAGCACCAATCACACCGCAGTATATCTTTCCCCACATTTTGTTCACCTATATGTTTAAGAATCAAAGAGCATAACATGATACAAACAAATGGATTTTCTGCATGGCATGACTTTTAAGCCTAATAAGAATCAGAAAACTAcatgaattatttataatttactgTACTTTATCTTGTAGATTATGTACTGTTGCAGATTTTGATGTAATTACGAAAAATTATTATTGTCACTTACCCTCCAAGTCCTGTTGACGGGTAACTGTTTGGTTTAAGCTTAATCAATTTATAGTTTTTTGAACATCAGCTGAGTGAAATCTTTAAACATTAACCAGTTCCCACCCCCTTTCTATGAACACAATCATCTATGGTTATCTGTTGCTCGACATTTAGTGATGCAACAGTTTTAGACTTCTACACTGGGTTTGTCAATACTGAAGTTTTGTGTTAGTTTACTTTGTTAGATAAAACAAGTTGTCAATCAGCAATTTAGATTTTACTTTAGAATCTACCTAATTTGATCAACTTCAGAAGTCTTAGAAAACTGATTGcctgttttttgtttcataaTGAAATTGCGCCGCATGAACTAGTACGTATGCCAATTGAAATTTCTTAAAAGTATAAAAATTTAACAGCACAGAcatatgtacattttattttatcagCATGTAAATCCTTATGAAAgaatatacactgtaaataacAGTATGGGTGGGAAATAAATCGATAGGTATGATAAACTGGTAGAAATTtttcaaccggtagagattttagACTATTGTCTCTATCAAGATTACGCGCTCATGACACTTTGCTGTGTGAGTGGTCGTTTgcacacgtatttaagcactacagttttaaaacaagtgattttaagctGTTAAAGCACAAACAACTGGGCTATATGCATGTGCTTGTTCTGTGTGAGAGTCGCGTGCAAGCCATGCATCCGCTGCTCATTGAGCATTTTGACCCTTTATTGTCCCTAAATACACATTGCTTCAAAATGCTTGCCTTAGCAAAAATCATTATAAACACAGTCATTTATGTCTGAAGAGAACGAAAACAgctaaagaaaaaaaacagctaaaaaaagaaaacatgtgtAACAGTATATTGGATCcagactttggtcttaaagggaaAGTTACCTAATATTGCTTCTGTCTGTCACTCAAacagcagtgagagattttcttaactaaatcacttttctacctttatACTGCCTAGACAGCTACGGAAAAAAGAGAGCTTTTTAAGATTATATTCAGTTTTTCTAAATGTACTATTTATAGGTTTgtgtttaagtaaaattatCGTTTTTGTTTCATTCACTACCAGCAACATTTCTGCCAAGttcctaaaaaaaataatgtttttatttgcatttatttaatgaaaatttaaatggggaaaacatgATCCAAATAACAAAAGAGATTCAGTGTTTTCCGATCTTGAATACGCAACCCGttctcaccaagatgcgtacaaatgacacgcagtgtgattatcgtgcaatagatacgccaaattccgattttgcgtgcatatgatacgccagtccttcccattcacttatatggcgaatcgtttcgtgacgttttatttattgttttctcatttgttttctgttttttaaaccattttcgcttgggtttagggttagatttcacatttgtttaagcaggttatttaatatacaggtttctctaagtttttatctatatttaagccatggtcgcttggagttggggttagagttggggtttgggttaggatgtcatttttatataacaaaaatatgttctaaccctaaacccaagcgaaaatggtaaaaaaacagaaaacaaatgagaaaacaataaataaaacgtcacgaaacgattcgccatataagtgaatgggaaggactggcgtatcatatgcacgcaaaatcggaatttggcgtatctattgcacgataatcacactgcgtgtcatttgtacgctttttggtgagaatgggttggAATACTACAGAGAAAACAAGTTAACAATTCATTTCTCAATAACAAAAAGctaatgtttttacatgtattttaggAAAATTTCCATGGATGTATATATTATTTCATCAGCGTTTATCAGTGAGCTTGagtattgtttgttttttgttttgtcttcTTCTTTTAAGCTtgcagcctgatctcacgaatttccgtgggatagtcacagaattttttgctaatttttccgtggcattctcaaggattggttactcaactgttttgtcctattttcttaccattgtcgcttcggtttagggttagatttacatgaaatgacatctcTACctaaacccaactctaaccctaacgccaggcaacaattgtttaaagtttagaaaatataaaagaatacatcagaaaaaatagaatAAACCAAGAGTTAAAGTGACATaataacgcaaacaccaaatctaaccctaaaccaaaatgaaaatggtttgaaaataggaaaaagcagttgagtaagcaatccgtgagaatgccacggaaaaagacagtccgtagcagggccacggaaaaatgcgaagatccgtgagaatgccacggaaaatgagcaaaaaattctgtgtctatcccacggaactttgtgagattaGGCTTTTGTGATACTGATATTggtaaaaagaaaaagacaacTCTACCGTAATACATAttgttatcatgatataaaatgacTTATATCATGAtataagattttggtcatatcgcccaccccatAACAGGAATgaaatattgcttttatacaaaaaCAGAAACTATATGACAATCCTTAATTTGATAGATTACTTGTTCTTGTTAAAAAATTAGCTGTGCAAGTTAAAATCAAAGACCTAAAGTTTCTTGCTTATGTAAATGGTTTcatgatataaaaaatgtgtgcAGACATTCACTCGACCAGTGAAAATGTATAAGGTTACTCAACATAACCTTGGTTTAGAGGAGGGAACCAGTCATTACGTTGATAGCTGATACATTGggggaacacttttctcctcgaATTTCTAAAGCCTGACTGAATCATGCTTTTGCAGCTGCAATGAGAAGAGTCTGGCTGCAGACAACACACaccaggggtctcatttataaaactgtgcgtaggTTCCTTATTTATAGTTTATGTGTGcccaaaagccaaaaatggtgTACGCCAACAAATATTCAGACTTATAAAACCGTGCGTACGCACACCTGTAAGCAATTCTTCCTTTTATAAATCACTGATGATCACCTGCAGATGTGTGTACGTGAACGAGCCTCATATCCCGCCCTGTACACGCCCATTTTTAAATAACCTCATGATTGCTGATCCACATGTAAATGAAACTGGCATCCAATATATACCTGGTAAACTGGCATGCAACCCACCAATTAATCCATTGAAGAAAgtgaaaacatgtttttgtgtTACTTTGAATAAGGCTTCAAGTAAGAatagaccaaaaaaaaaaaaacttaatttgtcAGACACTGAGATTGAAACACTTTTAGGGGAGGTGGAGGCTCGGAAAATGGTGTTATTTGGTGGCCAAAAGAGTGGGATCAGTAATAAAAAGAAGCAGTGCGAGTGGCAAAGTGTTGCTGCTGCAACAATATTTCAGAAGGTTTTATAAGATTCTCATTTATTCAAGGTGGAGGCAAAGAGAAAACTGTCCTCCCACCGCCAGAGCATGCCTGGACCCAAGTACAGCTGATCTCACATCAGTGAACCGCAAAATCGCTGCCATAATTGGGGAGGTCAGCGTGTGTAGGATTATGTCGGAAAAGGAGGGAGACACTGAGGTGACTGAGACCACAGAGGAGCAAGGTTAAACAGATTTTTAATCATTTACGTTGTACATTTGAGTGTGTGGGTGGTTAATGTTGCCAATGTTTGTCCTCCAGTCCTTCCGGACTCTGAAGCGATCGGTGAACAGCAGGTTCAGGTTGAGGGGTCCTTGGATGCAGATGCACAGTGTCCGACTCAAAGCAATGCACCTTCTGCGTCTGGCACATCCAAAAGTGGTCGGGTGCTCACTGACGCCATCCTGCAGTTACAGCGAGACAAAATAAACGTTGTCAACAGTTTAATGCAGTTAAAACATGAACCTTGATTTTTGGCTTTTTTTTACAAACGCAGCATGACATCCTCACGGATTCTTGCACCTCACTGATATCCCTCATGTCGGGCAGGGGGCTGTGGTTTCGGGGTCATAATGCTGGGGTAGAGGGAGATCAGGAGGGAGATGAATACCGTTCCTCAGTGCTACATTGTGCAAAACACCACACGCCCTGATAATCTTGCACACTTTTGCTGGATGGTATAAAAGTCTTGCCACCCGAGGCATCCAGAGCACGCCATCTGCATTTCAGGATGCCAATGGCATGGTCCACAAGTGCACGGGCACGAGAGTGGACCTCATTATAATGAGATTCCTCTGCGGGTTTAAAAATGGGGTGATGAGCCAGCGGCTGTGATTCATCAGACCTATGATGAGATGCTagaattattataatataattattttatatacaaaaagGTCAACAAAGTTGAGTATAttacttatattttttatataaataatttaccTGTCTGCCATTTCCCGCTGGAAACAGCCGGTTGCCAAGAATCCAGAGTGGTGAGGACTTGTATTTGGACTGAGATGGCATGGTTCCGGCGTGTTGCCCTCTCTAATACTGGACCCAAGTCAGCACACAGCTCCAAAAGCACAGCTCTAAGGAATCTAAATCGGCTTATAAGCCAGTAATCATCATGGGCCAGGAAATCACCATGGTCCCTAAAGACTCGTTCTCTCCTTATTCTTCCATTGGCATAATCCTGCAGCAGGGTCACCGGAGGACAGGGGCATAACTAGGCTCTTTTTAGGGGGGCTTCTGCCCAGCCCccctaaaaaaatatttgattcataAATTTGTGATCGCTTCAGTCCCCTATAAAAACTCTTTAGAAAAGGCGGCATGCTGCGTCAAGTTTCGGCTCCTCCCCTGATCTGAGTCAGCATGGATTTAGCGCGTTTTTCACTCCGCAGGGGGGCCGAGCAGAGCGAACATCAGGAGTACAAGGTGTGTGTGCAGGGCGGACTGGCGGCTGTTCTGACTTGCCGTGCAGTCAGCTCAGGTTGACATGTGAAATAATATGATATGAATGAATGACGGACCTCTTCAAATCTACGAGTCAGTCAATCGCTGCGCGAAAATGCCACCACATGACCTAATGGCGGCAACCCGATGCCTTTTTGGCTTTAACTAACAAATATGCAGCGCAAAGGAGaagcagagagagacagacgcgAGATGCTgcaaaatcacagaaatattcGCCAAGAAGGGAGCAGGTCAGTCAAGTTACCATTAAAAGCACACATCTATATAGAGTATTGCTGATTAAcgttacatgttttaaagtcaGGTGCTGGCGTGATGCATTGCTTTATGTACAGTTGCTGTTCTGAACGCATCAGGCAGATAATTTCACGGGGCGAATATGAAATGTTTATCTTTTTATAAAACTTGGTTTTTGTAGAAAAACTGGATCAAAAGTGCAAATCAAGCTTTTTATGGCCATTTCCCcttatacagtcttgttcaaaataatagcagtacaatgtgactaaccagaataatcaaggtttttagtatattttttattgctacgtggcaaacaagttaccagtaggttcagtagattctcagaaaacaaatgagacccagcattcatgatatgcacgctcttaaggctgtgcaattgggcaattacttgaattagttgaaaggggtgtgttcaaaaaaatagcagtgtggcattcaatcactgaggtcatcaattttgtgaagaaacaggtgtgaatcaggtggcccctatttaaggattaagccaacacttgttgaacatgcatttgaaagctgaggaaaatgggtcgttcaagacattgttcagaagaacagcgtactttgattaaaaagttgattggagaggggaaaacctataaagaggtgcaaaaaatgataggctgttcagctaaaatgatctccaatgccttaaaatggagagcaaaaccagagagacgtggaagaaaacggaagacaaccatcaaaatggatagaagaataaccagaatggcaaaggctcagccaatgatcacctccaggatgatcaaagacagtctggagttacctgtaagtagtGATGCAAAGTCCGATTCATTTCCGCGAACCGGCTCTTTTCGGGCCGTTCGGCTCATTGAACCGGATCAAAAAGCCGATTCACCGGTTCCTGATGTCATCAAGAAATGATCACTACTTGTATCaatgaaacattcaaataaagtcgTTTGTGGCAACaccttaaaacatttaaatagaaagttgtttttgtgaaggcataTCTGATTTATTGCCTTTCATTCACAAGTTAGTAATGTTTGTGATCACAGTTTCAATCGCGGATCGTAAATGCCAGATACAACTGACCAGTTTTGACAGGCATACAACTTGAATGCACAATTGCGGATGTGtaataaagaataaataaacttgtcTTTTAAACGCATTGGTCTTCCTTAAACAACTACAATATGATTTGCATGCACAATAAATCATACTAAAACtaaagattttttataaaacaagcaTATCAAGAAACTAATAAATCAAGAAATTTCGCGCATCAGGCTCGTTTAAATCCTCAGTGATTCACACGCAGTGTCAGCAACTCATCCGTCAGAATCATCGGCAATCCTGGCCTCGGCAATCATCGACAAACTTCGTTCGCTTCCTTTTTAGTTCAACGCGCTATTTCGGCTGTGCGTCCTGCGTCATCAACCCGGAACTTATGCCCAAAACTAAAGTTCGATTCAGTTCGATTTGCGAACCGGCTCGACCGGTTCCTTCCTGAGAACCGGCtcaaaagaacgattcgttcaagaacctaacatcactacctgtaagtactgtgacagttagaagacgtctgtgtgaagctaatctattttcaagaatcccccgcaaagtccctctgttaaaaaaaaggcatgtgcagaagaggttacaatttgc
The nucleotide sequence above comes from Paramisgurnus dabryanus chromosome 12, PD_genome_1.1, whole genome shotgun sequence. Encoded proteins:
- the LOC135739122 gene encoding alpha-1-antitrypsin homolog, translating into MWGKIYCGVIGALLVAIAWSAPHDGHDHGGHEADHHHHVHHGKDEPHPKHDGNDACHLLAPANADFAFALYKKLALKPETQGKNIFFSPVSIAMALSMLAVGAKGETHSEIFSSLGYSNLQAQQVNEGYEHMLHMFGHNKDAMQLEAGSGVAIREGFKVTDKFLKDIHHYFDSEAFKVDFSKPETAAQEINKFIAKKTHDKITDMVKDLDPSLVMMLINYMYFRGKWDKPFDVKQTHKADFHVDKDTTVEVDMMKRTGRYDIYQDHDNHTTVLMVPYKGNTSMMIVLPDEGKMKEVEDIICRHHIQKWHDKLFRSSVDLFMPKFSISASIKLKPILQEMGINNAFSDNADFSGITEEAKVKASQVLHKAVLSVDEKGTEAAAATTIEIMPMSLPDSIVLNRPFMLMIVDDNTKSVLFMGKISNPKE